One genomic segment of Tursiops truncatus isolate mTurTru1 chromosome 11, mTurTru1.mat.Y, whole genome shotgun sequence includes these proteins:
- the ATP23 gene encoding mitochondrial inner membrane protease ATP23 homolog isoform X7 translates to MAGAPDERGPGPAAGEQLQQQHVGCQVFPERLAQGKPQQGFLSSFFTNNQKCQLMLLQTLETRLNEAQVLYVSLQKQFGERQSDRTCPRKGRGSTSKGWPLECGVPEFGDPYVKLLLDAMKHSGCAVNRERHFSCEDCNGNVSGGFDASVSQIVLCQNNICNQAHMNRVVTHELIHAFDHCRAHVDWFTNVRHLACSEVRAANLSGDCSLLNEIFRLHFGLKRHHQTCVRDRAIRSILAVRNISKEVAQKAVDEVFESCFNDHEPFGRIPHNKTYARYAHRDFQNRDRYYSNI, encoded by the exons ATGGCAGGAGCTCCGGATGAACGCGGCCCGGGCCCCGCTGCGGgggagcagctgcagcagcaacaCGTCGGGTGCCAGGTCTTCCCGGAGCGGTTGGCTCAGGGGAAGCCACAGCAAGGGTTCCTCTCCAGCTTCTTCACCAACAACCAGAAGTGCCAGCTTATGCTCTTGCAGACTTTGGAGACAA gacttaatgaagctcaggttctttatgtctcactGCAGAAGCAATTCggcgagaggcaaagtgatag gacctgcccacggaaggggagaggcagcacgtcAAAAGGatggcctctggagtgtggagttccggagtttggag ATCCATATGTTAAACTGCTGCTTGATGCCATGAAGCATTCGGGTTG CGCTGTTAACAGAGAAAGACACTTTTCTTGTGAAGATTGTAATGGAAATGTCAGTGGAGGTTTTGATGCTTCAGTGTCTCAG ATTGTTTTGTGCCAGAATAATATCTGTAATCAGGCGCATATGAACAGAGTGGTCACCCATGAGCTCATTCACGCATTCGATCATTGTCGAGCTCATGTCGACTGGTTCACCAACGTCAGGCACTTGGCTTGCTCTGAG GTTCGAGCTGCTAACCTTAGTGGAGACTGCtcacttttaaatgaaatattcagGTTACATTTTGGATTAAAACGACACCATCAG ACTTGTGTGCGAGACAGAGCCATTCGTTCTATCCTGGCTGTTAGGAACATCAGCAAAGAAGTAGCTCAGAAGGCTGTTGATGAAGTTTTTGAATCTTGTTTCAATGACCATGAACCTTTTGGAAGGATCCCTCATAATAAGACCTATGCAAGATATGCTCATAGAGACTTTCAAAACCGGGATCGGTACTACTCAAACATATGA
- the ATP23 gene encoding mitochondrial inner membrane protease ATP23 homolog isoform X3, producing the protein MAGAPDERGPGPAAGEQLQQQHVGCQVFPERLAQGKPQQGFLSSFFTNNQKCQLMLLQTLETRLNEAQVLYVSLQKQFGERQSDRTCPRKGRGSTSKGWPLECGVPEFGDPYVKLLLDAMKHSGCAVNRERHFSCEDCNGNVSGGFDASVSQVRAANLSGDCSLLNEIFRLHFGLKRHHQTCVRDRAIRSILAVRNISKEVAQKAVDEVFESCFNDHEPFGRIPHNKTYARYAHRDFQNRDRYYSNI; encoded by the exons ATGGCAGGAGCTCCGGATGAACGCGGCCCGGGCCCCGCTGCGGgggagcagctgcagcagcaacaCGTCGGGTGCCAGGTCTTCCCGGAGCGGTTGGCTCAGGGGAAGCCACAGCAAGGGTTCCTCTCCAGCTTCTTCACCAACAACCAGAAGTGCCAGCTTATGCTCTTGCAGACTTTGGAGACAA gacttaatgaagctcaggttctttatgtctcactGCAGAAGCAATTCggcgagaggcaaagtgatag gacctgcccacggaaggggagaggcagcacgtcAAAAGGatggcctctggagtgtggagttccggagtttggag ATCCATATGTTAAACTGCTGCTTGATGCCATGAAGCATTCGGGTTG CGCTGTTAACAGAGAAAGACACTTTTCTTGTGAAGATTGTAATGGAAATGTCAGTGGAGGTTTTGATGCTTCAGTGTCTCAG GTTCGAGCTGCTAACCTTAGTGGAGACTGCtcacttttaaatgaaatattcagGTTACATTTTGGATTAAAACGACACCATCAG ACTTGTGTGCGAGACAGAGCCATTCGTTCTATCCTGGCTGTTAGGAACATCAGCAAAGAAGTAGCTCAGAAGGCTGTTGATGAAGTTTTTGAATCTTGTTTCAATGACCATGAACCTTTTGGAAGGATCCCTCATAATAAGACCTATGCAAGATATGCTCATAGAGACTTTCAAAACCGGGATCGGTACTACTCAAACATATGA
- the ATP23 gene encoding mitochondrial inner membrane protease ATP23 homolog isoform X1, which produces MGFEPRQNSAWDLNPQAGTRTHCLLIEIALLVSGLNEAQVLYVSLQKQFGERQSDRTCPRKGRGSTSKGWPLECGVPEFGDPYVKLLLDAMKHSGCAVNRERHFSCEDCNGNVSGGFDASVSQIVLCQNNICNQAHMNRVVTHELIHAFDHCRAHVDWFTNVRHLACSEVRAANLSGDCSLLNEIFRLHFGLKRHHQTCVRDRAIRSILAVRNISKEVAQKAVDEVFESCFNDHEPFGRIPHNKTYARYAHRDFQNRDRYYSNI; this is translated from the exons atgggatttgaaccccgCCAAAACTCAGCTTGGGACTTGAACCCGCaggctgggactcgaacccactgCCTTTTAATTGAAATTGCTctcctggtctcaggacttaatgaagctcaggttctttatgtctcactGCAGAAGCAATTCggcgagaggcaaagtgatag gacctgcccacggaaggggagaggcagcacgtcAAAAGGatggcctctggagtgtggagttccggagtttggag ATCCATATGTTAAACTGCTGCTTGATGCCATGAAGCATTCGGGTTG CGCTGTTAACAGAGAAAGACACTTTTCTTGTGAAGATTGTAATGGAAATGTCAGTGGAGGTTTTGATGCTTCAGTGTCTCAG ATTGTTTTGTGCCAGAATAATATCTGTAATCAGGCGCATATGAACAGAGTGGTCACCCATGAGCTCATTCACGCATTCGATCATTGTCGAGCTCATGTCGACTGGTTCACCAACGTCAGGCACTTGGCTTGCTCTGAG GTTCGAGCTGCTAACCTTAGTGGAGACTGCtcacttttaaatgaaatattcagGTTACATTTTGGATTAAAACGACACCATCAG ACTTGTGTGCGAGACAGAGCCATTCGTTCTATCCTGGCTGTTAGGAACATCAGCAAAGAAGTAGCTCAGAAGGCTGTTGATGAAGTTTTTGAATCTTGTTTCAATGACCATGAACCTTTTGGAAGGATCCCTCATAATAAGACCTATGCAAGATATGCTCATAGAGACTTTCAAAACCGGGATCGGTACTACTCAAACATATGA
- the ATP23 gene encoding mitochondrial inner membrane protease ATP23 homolog isoform X2: MAGAPDERGPGPAAGEQLQQQHVGCQVFPERLAQGKPQQGFLSSFFTNNQKCQLMLLQTLETSRSHPYVKLLLDAMKHSGCAVNRERHFSCEDCNGNVSGGFDASVSQIVLCQNNICNQAHMNRVVTHELIHAFDHCRAHVDWFTNVRHLACSEVRAANLSGDCSLLNEIFRLHFGLKRHHQTCVRDRAIRSILAVRNISKEVAQKAVDEVFESCFNDHEPFGRIPHNKTYARYAHRDFQNRDRYYSNI; encoded by the exons ATGGCAGGAGCTCCGGATGAACGCGGCCCGGGCCCCGCTGCGGgggagcagctgcagcagcaacaCGTCGGGTGCCAGGTCTTCCCGGAGCGGTTGGCTCAGGGGAAGCCACAGCAAGGGTTCCTCTCCAGCTTCTTCACCAACAACCAGAAGTGCCAGCTTATGCTCTTGCAGACTTTGGAGACAAGTAGGAGCC ATCCATATGTTAAACTGCTGCTTGATGCCATGAAGCATTCGGGTTG CGCTGTTAACAGAGAAAGACACTTTTCTTGTGAAGATTGTAATGGAAATGTCAGTGGAGGTTTTGATGCTTCAGTGTCTCAG ATTGTTTTGTGCCAGAATAATATCTGTAATCAGGCGCATATGAACAGAGTGGTCACCCATGAGCTCATTCACGCATTCGATCATTGTCGAGCTCATGTCGACTGGTTCACCAACGTCAGGCACTTGGCTTGCTCTGAG GTTCGAGCTGCTAACCTTAGTGGAGACTGCtcacttttaaatgaaatattcagGTTACATTTTGGATTAAAACGACACCATCAG ACTTGTGTGCGAGACAGAGCCATTCGTTCTATCCTGGCTGTTAGGAACATCAGCAAAGAAGTAGCTCAGAAGGCTGTTGATGAAGTTTTTGAATCTTGTTTCAATGACCATGAACCTTTTGGAAGGATCCCTCATAATAAGACCTATGCAAGATATGCTCATAGAGACTTTCAAAACCGGGATCGGTACTACTCAAACATATGA
- the ATP23 gene encoding mitochondrial inner membrane protease ATP23 homolog isoform X9, with protein sequence MNRVVTHELIHAFDHCRAHVDWFTNVRHLACSEVRAANLSGDCSLLNEIFRLHFGLKRHHQTCVRDRAIRSILAVRNISKEVAQKAVDEVFESCFNDHEPFGRIPHNKTYARYAHRDFQNRDRYYSNI encoded by the exons ATGAACAGAGTGGTCACCCATGAGCTCATTCACGCATTCGATCATTGTCGAGCTCATGTCGACTGGTTCACCAACGTCAGGCACTTGGCTTGCTCTGAG GTTCGAGCTGCTAACCTTAGTGGAGACTGCtcacttttaaatgaaatattcagGTTACATTTTGGATTAAAACGACACCATCAG ACTTGTGTGCGAGACAGAGCCATTCGTTCTATCCTGGCTGTTAGGAACATCAGCAAAGAAGTAGCTCAGAAGGCTGTTGATGAAGTTTTTGAATCTTGTTTCAATGACCATGAACCTTTTGGAAGGATCCCTCATAATAAGACCTATGCAAGATATGCTCATAGAGACTTTCAAAACCGGGATCGGTACTACTCAAACATATGA
- the ATP23 gene encoding mitochondrial inner membrane protease ATP23 homolog isoform X8 — MKHSGCAVNRERHFSCEDCNGNVSGGFDASVSQIVLCQNNICNQAHMNRVVTHELIHAFDHCRAHVDWFTNVRHLACSEVRAANLSGDCSLLNEIFRLHFGLKRHHQTCVRDRAIRSILAVRNISKEVAQKAVDEVFESCFNDHEPFGRIPHNKTYARYAHRDFQNRDRYYSNI, encoded by the exons ATGAAGCATTCGGGTTG CGCTGTTAACAGAGAAAGACACTTTTCTTGTGAAGATTGTAATGGAAATGTCAGTGGAGGTTTTGATGCTTCAGTGTCTCAG ATTGTTTTGTGCCAGAATAATATCTGTAATCAGGCGCATATGAACAGAGTGGTCACCCATGAGCTCATTCACGCATTCGATCATTGTCGAGCTCATGTCGACTGGTTCACCAACGTCAGGCACTTGGCTTGCTCTGAG GTTCGAGCTGCTAACCTTAGTGGAGACTGCtcacttttaaatgaaatattcagGTTACATTTTGGATTAAAACGACACCATCAG ACTTGTGTGCGAGACAGAGCCATTCGTTCTATCCTGGCTGTTAGGAACATCAGCAAAGAAGTAGCTCAGAAGGCTGTTGATGAAGTTTTTGAATCTTGTTTCAATGACCATGAACCTTTTGGAAGGATCCCTCATAATAAGACCTATGCAAGATATGCTCATAGAGACTTTCAAAACCGGGATCGGTACTACTCAAACATATGA
- the ATP23 gene encoding mitochondrial inner membrane protease ATP23 homolog isoform X6, whose product MAETFRGRRVFNGQYWSGDPYVKLLLDAMKHSGCAVNRERHFSCEDCNGNVSGGFDASVSQIVLCQNNICNQAHMNRVVTHELIHAFDHCRAHVDWFTNVRHLACSEVRAANLSGDCSLLNEIFRLHFGLKRHHQTCVRDRAIRSILAVRNISKEVAQKAVDEVFESCFNDHEPFGRIPHNKTYARYAHRDFQNRDRYYSNI is encoded by the exons ATGGCAGAAACCTTCAGAGGGAGAAGGGTATTTAATGGCCAGTACTGGTCAGGAG ATCCATATGTTAAACTGCTGCTTGATGCCATGAAGCATTCGGGTTG CGCTGTTAACAGAGAAAGACACTTTTCTTGTGAAGATTGTAATGGAAATGTCAGTGGAGGTTTTGATGCTTCAGTGTCTCAG ATTGTTTTGTGCCAGAATAATATCTGTAATCAGGCGCATATGAACAGAGTGGTCACCCATGAGCTCATTCACGCATTCGATCATTGTCGAGCTCATGTCGACTGGTTCACCAACGTCAGGCACTTGGCTTGCTCTGAG GTTCGAGCTGCTAACCTTAGTGGAGACTGCtcacttttaaatgaaatattcagGTTACATTTTGGATTAAAACGACACCATCAG ACTTGTGTGCGAGACAGAGCCATTCGTTCTATCCTGGCTGTTAGGAACATCAGCAAAGAAGTAGCTCAGAAGGCTGTTGATGAAGTTTTTGAATCTTGTTTCAATGACCATGAACCTTTTGGAAGGATCCCTCATAATAAGACCTATGCAAGATATGCTCATAGAGACTTTCAAAACCGGGATCGGTACTACTCAAACATATGA
- the ATP23 gene encoding mitochondrial inner membrane protease ATP23 homolog isoform X4 — protein MAGAPDERGPGPAAGEQLQQQHVGCQVFPERLAQGKPQQGFLSSFFTNNQKCQLMLLQTLETNPYVKLLLDAMKHSGCAVNRERHFSCEDCNGNVSGGFDASVSQIVLCQNNICNQAHMNRVVTHELIHAFDHCRAHVDWFTNVRHLACSEVRAANLSGDCSLLNEIFRLHFGLKRHHQTCVRDRAIRSILAVRNISKEVAQKAVDEVFESCFNDHEPFGRIPHNKTYARYAHRDFQNRDRYYSNI, from the exons ATGGCAGGAGCTCCGGATGAACGCGGCCCGGGCCCCGCTGCGGgggagcagctgcagcagcaacaCGTCGGGTGCCAGGTCTTCCCGGAGCGGTTGGCTCAGGGGAAGCCACAGCAAGGGTTCCTCTCCAGCTTCTTCACCAACAACCAGAAGTGCCAGCTTATGCTCTTGCAGACTTTGGAGACAA ATCCATATGTTAAACTGCTGCTTGATGCCATGAAGCATTCGGGTTG CGCTGTTAACAGAGAAAGACACTTTTCTTGTGAAGATTGTAATGGAAATGTCAGTGGAGGTTTTGATGCTTCAGTGTCTCAG ATTGTTTTGTGCCAGAATAATATCTGTAATCAGGCGCATATGAACAGAGTGGTCACCCATGAGCTCATTCACGCATTCGATCATTGTCGAGCTCATGTCGACTGGTTCACCAACGTCAGGCACTTGGCTTGCTCTGAG GTTCGAGCTGCTAACCTTAGTGGAGACTGCtcacttttaaatgaaatattcagGTTACATTTTGGATTAAAACGACACCATCAG ACTTGTGTGCGAGACAGAGCCATTCGTTCTATCCTGGCTGTTAGGAACATCAGCAAAGAAGTAGCTCAGAAGGCTGTTGATGAAGTTTTTGAATCTTGTTTCAATGACCATGAACCTTTTGGAAGGATCCCTCATAATAAGACCTATGCAAGATATGCTCATAGAGACTTTCAAAACCGGGATCGGTACTACTCAAACATATGA